In Aegilops tauschii subsp. strangulata cultivar AL8/78 chromosome 3, Aet v6.0, whole genome shotgun sequence, one genomic interval encodes:
- the LOC109749189 gene encoding ervatamin-B-like gives MASSTPYLAVLLCLTSLLQASLTAGFELPESEVRSRFSKWMTKYSKRYSCHEEEEKRFGIFKTNTNSIGAFASQTTVNAVVGGFGPQTITTVRVGMNRFGDLNPSEVVEQFTGFNNTAFRTPKPSPLPYHSWKPCCVDWRSSGAVTGVKFQGSCLSCWAFAAVAAIEGMNKIRTGELVSLSEQQLVDCDTGSSGCSGGRSDTALGLAAARGGLTSEAKYPYSGIQGSCDVDKSLFDNQASVKGFKAVPPNDEHQLALAVAMQPVTVYIDASAWEFQFYTGGIYRGPCSSEATRVNHAVTIVGYCEGPGDNNKYWIAKNSWSNDWGDQGYIYLAKDVSWRTGTCGLATSPFYPTA, from the exons ATGGCTTCTTCCACGCCATACCTTGCCGTGCTCTTGTGCCTCACGAGCCTCCTGCAGGCATCGCTGACGGCGGGTTTTGAGCTTCCGGAATCCGAGGTGAGAAGCAGGTTTTCCAAGTGGATGACCAAGTACTCGAAGCGCTACTCATGCcatgaggaggaggagaagcGGTTCGGAATCTTCAAGACGAACACCAACTCCATCGGCGCTTTCGCCAGCCAGACCACGGTGAACGCCGTCGTGGGTGGGTTCGGGCCGCAGACCATCACCACGGTCAGGGTGGGCATGAACAGGTTCGGCGACCTCAACCCCAGCGAGGTCGTCGAGCAGTTCACCGGGTTCAACAACACCGCCTTCCGCACCCCCAAGCCCTCGCCCCTCCCCTACCACTCCTGGAAGCCGTGCTGCGTCGACTGGCGCTCCAGCGGCGCCGTCACCGGCGTCAAGTTTCAGGGCTCTTGCT TGTCATGCTGGGCGTTCGCGGCCGTGGCGGCCATCGAAGGCATGAACAAGATCAGGACCGGCGAGCTGGTGTCGCTGTCGGAGCAGCAGCTCGTGGACTGTGATACCGGGAGCAGCGGCTGCAGCGGTGGGCGCTCCGACACGGCGCTCGGCCTCGCGGCAGCCCGCGGCGGCCTCACATCGGAGGCGAAGTACCCGTACAGCGGCATCCAGGGCAGCTGTGACGTGGACAAGTCGCTGTTCGACAACCAGGCGTCCGTCAAGGGCTTCAAGGCCGTGCCGCCCAACGACGAGCATCAGCTGGCCCTTGCCGTGGCGATGCAGCCCGTGACGGTGTACATCGACGCCAGCGCCTGGGAGTTTCAGTTCTACACCGGCGGCATCTACCGCGGCCCTTGCTCCTCCGAGGCGACGAGGGTGAACCATGCCGTCACCATCGTCGGCTACTGCGAAGGCCCCGGCGACAACAACAAGTACTGGATCGCCAAGAATTCGTGGAGCAACGACTGGGGTGACCAGGGCTACATCTACCTCGCCAAGGACGTGTCATGGCGGACGGGCACCTGCGGCCTCGCCACCTCGCCCTTCTACCCCACGGCTTGA